DNA from Roseomonas gilardii subsp. gilardii:
TTCTCCACGATGCCGCGGAACAGGGCGGCGTCATGGCCCCGGTTCATGGCGCGCAGGATGCGGTCCGAGCCCGACTGCACCGGCAGGTGCAGGAAGGGCATCAGCGCCGGCACCTCCCCATGGGCGGCGATCAGGTCATCGTCCATGTCGCGCGGATGGCTGGTGGCGTAGCGCAGGCGGGCGAGGCCGGGGATCTCCGCCAGTTCGCGGATCAGCCGGCCCAGCGTCCATGTCCGCCCGTCCGGCCCCTCCCCGTGATAGGCGTTCACGTTCTGCCCGAGCAGCGCGATCTCGCGCGATCCCTGGGCCACGAGGCGCCGCGCCTCGGCCAGGATGGCGCCGGCGGGGCGGGAGAACTCGGCGCCGCGGGTATAGGGCACGACGCAGAAGGAGCAGAACTTGTCGCAGCCCTCCTGCACCGTCAGGAAGGCGATGGGCCCCTGGGGCGTGGCGGCCTCGGGCAGGTGGTCGAACTTGTCCTCGGCCGGGAAGTCGGTCTCGATCACCTGGCCGGCGGCGCGGCTGGCGCGGGCCACCATCTCCGGCAGGCGGTGATAGGTCTGCGGCCCCAGCACGATGTCCACCCAGGGGGCGCGGGCGGTGATCTCGGCGCCCTCGGCCTGGGCGACGCAGCCGGCGACGGCGATGATCGTCTCCTTGCCCGCGGCCGCGCGCTCGCGCTTGGTGTCGCGCAGGCGGCCGAGGTCGGAGAAGACCTTCTCCGAGGCCCGCTCGCGGATATGGCAGGTGTTGAGGACGACCATGTCGGCCTCCTCCACCACCTCGGTCGGGGCATAGCCGAGCGGCGCCAGGACATCCGCCATGCGGGCGCTGTCATAGACGTTCATCTGGCAGCCCCAGGTGCGGATCAGCAGCTTCTTGCGGGGGCCGCCACGGGAAGCAGCGGGAGCCTGCCCTGCCTGCGTCGGGGCGGGTTCGGTTCCGGACATCGCCATCGCCTCAGTCATGCGCACAAACCATCCTTCCGCCCGGCGGTGGAAAGGCCGGGTCGCGGCGGGGATGTGCGGCCCCTGGGTGCAGGGGTCAAGCGACTCCGGAAGAGGGATGCCGTGTCATGCAGCGCAGCGTCATGGATGCTGCGGTGCCCGGTCAAGGGTCCCGAAGGCCCGTCACGGGGCGCACGGAGGGGCGGCGGGAGGGG
Protein-coding regions in this window:
- the miaB gene encoding tRNA (N6-isopentenyl adenosine(37)-C2)-methylthiotransferase MiaB, which encodes MTEAMAMSGTEPAPTQAGQAPAASRGGPRKKLLIRTWGCQMNVYDSARMADVLAPLGYAPTEVVEEADMVVLNTCHIRERASEKVFSDLGRLRDTKRERAAAGKETIIAVAGCVAQAEGAEITARAPWVDIVLGPQTYHRLPEMVARASRAAGQVIETDFPAEDKFDHLPEAATPQGPIAFLTVQEGCDKFCSFCVVPYTRGAEFSRPAGAILAEARRLVAQGSREIALLGQNVNAYHGEGPDGRTWTLGRLIRELAEIPGLARLRYATSHPRDMDDDLIAAHGEVPALMPFLHLPVQSGSDRILRAMNRGHDAALFRGIVEKLRRARPDIALSSDFIVGHPGESGKDFADTMALVRETGFALAYSFKYSARPGTPAANMAGQVPEAEKDARLQALQALLREQQQDFNAGCVGREVEVLVTGPGRHPGQLAARSPWLQPVHFSAPAGLIGGMARVRLDTAHPNSLSATLLDSFHPASEHATA